In one window of Dehalococcoidia bacterium DNA:
- the rpmC gene encoding 50S ribosomal protein L29 produces MRLADIRARSTEDLQKEVQNLYRELANLRWRWHTRQLENYEEIKRVRKTIARVLTVLRERELGISHATQ; encoded by the coding sequence CTGCGCCTGGCAGACATCCGTGCCCGCTCCACCGAGGACCTGCAAAAAGAGGTCCAAAACCTTTACCGCGAACTGGCTAACTTGCGGTGGCGCTGGCACACCCGCCAACTGGAGAACTACGAAGAGATCAAGCGCGTTCGCAAAACCATCGCCCGCGTCCTGACCGTTTTACGGGAGCGGGAACTGGGGATATCCCATGCCACGCAATAA